A single window of Streptomyces griseoviridis DNA harbors:
- the mptB gene encoding polyprenol phosphomannose-dependent alpha 1,6 mannosyltransferase MptB, whose protein sequence is MGFPVDLRRCQVLGLAGTAFLALGGETAGALPVRELAAPADARAALGLVGVYFGVVLLIAAWILLGRLVRGSRPPTPRALLLVLAVWAAPLLLAPPLFSRDVYSYLAQGAMVDAHIDVYAHGPARLGGPLADEVAPLWRHTGAPYGPVFLVLARGLSGLTRGELPAGLVGMRIVALLGVALMAAALPRLARHSGADPAAALWLGALNPLVLLHLVAGAHNDAVMLGLLGVGLVAALGRPPVVGAVLVTLAALVKAPAALGLAAVAVLQIRAGRGPLRATATTVAAAAATTVAATAVAGTGYGWIGALDTPVSAQNWALTSLLGRATGALLHHLGSSLAPLAVPAWHLLGLALTAVLLTAIWWRLRPRPVYALGLSLAAVAAFGPAVRPWYALWGLFLIAAAAPTAPVRHRMAAVTGVLALATLPSGGPADSGQLVLAVSGGALAVVVLWQAHQAAQAPAPGHLA, encoded by the coding sequence CTGGGTTTCCCCGTCGATCTCCGCCGCTGCCAGGTGCTGGGCCTGGCCGGCACCGCCTTCCTCGCCCTCGGCGGTGAGACGGCCGGCGCGCTGCCGGTCCGCGAACTGGCGGCCCCCGCGGACGCCCGCGCCGCCCTCGGCCTGGTCGGCGTGTACTTCGGCGTCGTCCTGCTGATCGCGGCCTGGATCCTCCTCGGCCGCCTGGTGCGCGGCAGCCGGCCCCCCACCCCGCGCGCCCTGCTGCTGGTCCTCGCGGTCTGGGCGGCCCCGCTGCTGCTGGCCCCGCCGCTGTTCAGCCGGGACGTGTACAGCTACCTCGCGCAGGGCGCGATGGTCGACGCCCACATCGACGTCTACGCGCACGGCCCCGCCCGGCTCGGCGGACCGCTCGCCGACGAGGTCGCCCCGCTGTGGCGGCACACCGGCGCCCCCTACGGCCCGGTCTTCCTCGTCCTCGCCCGCGGCCTGTCGGGACTGACCCGCGGCGAACTCCCGGCCGGGCTGGTCGGGATGCGGATCGTCGCGCTGCTCGGGGTCGCCCTGATGGCCGCCGCGCTGCCCCGGCTGGCCCGGCACAGCGGCGCCGACCCCGCCGCCGCGCTCTGGCTCGGCGCCCTCAACCCGCTGGTCCTCCTCCACCTGGTCGCGGGCGCCCACAACGACGCGGTCATGCTGGGGCTGCTGGGCGTCGGACTGGTCGCCGCGCTCGGCCGCCCGCCGGTCGTCGGCGCCGTCCTCGTCACGCTCGCCGCGCTGGTCAAGGCGCCCGCCGCGCTCGGGCTCGCCGCCGTCGCCGTCCTCCAGATCAGGGCGGGGCGCGGTCCGCTGCGGGCCACCGCGACGACCGTCGCCGCCGCCGCGGCCACCACGGTCGCCGCGACCGCCGTCGCCGGCACCGGCTACGGCTGGATCGGCGCCCTCGACACCCCCGTCTCCGCCCAGAACTGGGCCCTCACCAGCCTCCTCGGCCGCGCCACCGGCGCCCTCCTCCACCACCTCGGCAGCTCGCTCGCCCCGCTCGCCGTGCCCGCCTGGCATCTGCTCGGCCTCGCCCTCACCGCCGTCCTGCTCACGGCGATCTGGTGGCGGCTGCGGCCCCGCCCGGTGTACGCGCTCGGCCTGAGCCTCGCCGCCGTCGCCGCCTTCGGACCCGCCGTCCGCCCCTGGTACGCGCTCTGGGGCCTGTTCCTGATCGCCGCCGCGGCCCCGACCGCCCCGGTACGGCACCGGATGGCCGCCGTCACCGGGGTGCTCGCCCTGGCCACCCTGCCGAGCGGCGGCCCCGCCGACTCCGGGCAACTGGTCCTCGCGGTCTCCGGGGGCGCGCTCGCCGTGGTCGTCCTGTGGCAGGCCCACCAGGCGGCGCAGGCGCCGGCCCCCGGACACCTCGCGTGA
- a CDS encoding glycosyltransferase 87 family protein: protein MSGTDRGRLLLALALTAAVAAFTATVPLLRDWFDLRVYHGAVDSWVHGGGRLYDYRVPGTGYGFTYPPFAAVCMLPMALVGLRTAVVLALLLNLAALALVAHLLTDGAWRRYGWYGAVLGACLLALFEPLRDTFSFGQVNVLLLALVLVDARLLSTGRNRWAGVGIGLAAAVKLTPAVFIGLLLLTGERRAAARATAVTAAATALALLVAPGASRFYWTEALWDTSRVGRLDYVSNQSLQGILARLGVQDRAVWAGAVLLVLAVWAVRVRRATAAGDPAAAFALTGLVACLVSPITWVHHLVWLLPSFAVLLRAGHSRTAGALYAVLCTSVVWLWFDDASGVGGFLGGNTYTWITLGLLLWLPAGHRSSGRRPLARVTTATSSAPSAAAPETAAVSAHRVLAGGAADAATGRGSGRTRGVGRRASSEPTGSTRPAASNPQSSSSRASS, encoded by the coding sequence GTGAGCGGCACCGACCGGGGCCGCCTGCTGCTCGCCCTCGCCCTCACGGCCGCCGTCGCGGCCTTCACCGCGACCGTGCCGCTGCTGCGCGACTGGTTCGACCTGCGCGTCTACCACGGCGCCGTCGACAGCTGGGTGCACGGTGGCGGCCGGCTCTACGACTACCGGGTGCCGGGCACCGGCTACGGCTTCACCTACCCGCCGTTCGCCGCCGTCTGCATGCTGCCGATGGCCCTGGTCGGCCTGCGCACGGCCGTCGTCCTCGCGCTGCTGCTCAACCTCGCGGCCCTGGCGCTCGTCGCGCACCTCCTGACCGACGGGGCGTGGCGCCGCTACGGCTGGTACGGCGCCGTCCTGGGCGCCTGTCTGCTCGCCCTGTTCGAGCCGCTGCGCGACACCTTCAGCTTCGGGCAGGTCAACGTCCTGCTGCTGGCCCTGGTGCTCGTCGACGCCCGGCTGCTGAGCACCGGGCGGAACCGCTGGGCGGGCGTCGGGATCGGGCTCGCGGCGGCCGTGAAGCTCACCCCGGCCGTCTTCATCGGGCTGCTCCTACTGACGGGAGAGCGCCGCGCCGCCGCCCGTGCGACGGCCGTGACGGCGGCGGCCACCGCCCTCGCCCTCCTGGTGGCGCCGGGCGCCTCCCGCTTCTACTGGACCGAGGCGCTCTGGGACACCAGCCGGGTCGGACGCCTGGACTACGTCTCCAACCAGTCCCTCCAGGGCATCCTGGCCCGCCTCGGGGTCCAGGACCGCGCCGTGTGGGCCGGGGCGGTCCTGCTGGTCCTGGCGGTCTGGGCGGTGCGGGTGCGACGGGCGACGGCCGCGGGCGACCCGGCCGCCGCGTTCGCGCTGACCGGCCTGGTCGCCTGCCTGGTCAGCCCCATCACCTGGGTGCACCACCTGGTGTGGCTGCTGCCGTCGTTCGCGGTGCTGCTCAGGGCCGGGCACTCGCGGACGGCGGGCGCCCTGTACGCCGTGCTCTGCACCAGCGTGGTGTGGCTGTGGTTCGACGACGCCTCCGGGGTCGGCGGCTTCCTCGGCGGCAACACGTACACCTGGATCACCCTCGGGCTGCTGCTGTGGCTGCCCGCGGGTCACCGCTCGTCGGGGCGCCGGCCCCTGGCCCGCGTCACCACCGCGACCAGCAGCGCGCCGAGCGCCGCCGCGCCGGAGACCGCGGCCGTCTCCGCCCACCGGGTCCTGGCGGGCGGGGCGGCGGACGCGGCCACCGGACGCGGCTCGGGGCGGACCCGGGGCGTGGGCCGCAGGGCGTCGAGCGAACCGACCGGGTCGACCCGCCCGGCCGCGTCGAACCCCCAGTCGAGCAGCTCGCGGGCCTCGTCGTAG
- a CDS encoding amino acid permease, giving the protein MSEQSIQEETRRTAAHVDAGDAGYSKSLKSRHVNMIAIGGAIGTGLFLGAGGRLADAGPSLFIAYAVCGLFAFLVVRALGELVLYRPSSGAFVSYAREFLGEKGAYTAGWMYFLNWATTGIADITAVATYTHYWGMFSDIPQWVIALIALAVVLTVNLISVRFFGELEFWFAIIKVSALVIFMCIGIFLLVTQHPVDGNTPGPSLITDHGGVFPNGLLPMLLIIQGVVFAYASVELVGVAAGETENPEKIMPKAINSIMWRVALFYVGSVVLLSMLLPWNKYTAGQSPFVTVLSNIGVPAAGGVMNLVVLTAAMSSLNSGLYSTGRILRSMAVNGSAPRFTARMSRSQVPYGGILLTSGICVLGVALNFVVPADAFEIVLNFAALGILATWGMIMVCHLFFWRKTRAGELTRPSYRLPGSPWTELVTLAFLVSVLVLMYADGGAGRTTVLCLPLIVAALVAGWFGIRGRTAPTSTTGTDA; this is encoded by the coding sequence GTGAGCGAGCAGTCGATCCAGGAGGAGACGCGCCGAACCGCCGCCCATGTGGACGCGGGGGACGCAGGATACAGCAAGTCCCTCAAGTCCCGGCACGTCAACATGATCGCCATCGGCGGCGCCATCGGCACCGGCCTCTTCCTCGGCGCGGGCGGCCGGCTCGCCGACGCCGGGCCCTCCCTCTTCATCGCCTACGCGGTCTGCGGCCTCTTCGCCTTCCTGGTGGTGCGCGCCCTGGGCGAACTCGTCCTGTACCGGCCCTCGTCCGGCGCGTTCGTCTCCTACGCCCGTGAGTTCCTCGGCGAGAAGGGCGCCTACACCGCCGGCTGGATGTACTTCCTCAACTGGGCCACCACCGGCATCGCCGACATCACCGCCGTCGCCACCTACACCCACTACTGGGGCATGTTCTCCGACATCCCGCAGTGGGTGATCGCGCTGATCGCCCTCGCCGTGGTGCTGACCGTCAACCTCATCTCGGTCAGGTTCTTCGGCGAGCTGGAGTTCTGGTTCGCCATCATCAAGGTCAGCGCCCTGGTGATCTTCATGTGTATCGGGATCTTCCTGCTGGTCACCCAGCACCCGGTCGACGGCAACACCCCCGGCCCGTCCCTGATCACCGACCACGGCGGCGTCTTCCCCAACGGCCTGCTGCCCATGCTGCTGATCATCCAGGGCGTCGTCTTCGCCTACGCCTCCGTCGAACTCGTCGGCGTCGCCGCGGGCGAGACCGAGAACCCCGAGAAGATCATGCCGAAGGCGATCAACTCGATCATGTGGCGGGTGGCCCTCTTCTACGTCGGCTCGGTCGTCCTGCTCTCCATGCTGCTGCCCTGGAACAAGTACACCGCCGGCCAGAGCCCCTTCGTCACCGTGCTCTCCAACATCGGCGTCCCCGCGGCGGGCGGCGTGATGAACCTGGTCGTCCTCACCGCGGCCATGTCCTCCCTCAACTCCGGCCTCTACTCCACCGGCCGCATCCTGCGCTCCATGGCCGTCAACGGCTCCGCGCCCCGCTTCACCGCGAGGATGAGCCGCAGCCAGGTCCCCTACGGCGGCATCCTGCTCACCAGCGGCATCTGCGTCCTCGGCGTCGCCCTCAACTTCGTGGTCCCCGCCGACGCGTTCGAGATCGTCCTCAACTTCGCCGCCCTCGGCATCCTCGCCACCTGGGGCATGATCATGGTCTGCCACCTGTTCTTCTGGCGGAAGACGCGGGCGGGCGAGCTGACCCGCCCGAGCTACCGGCTGCCCGGCTCCCCCTGGACCGAACTCGTGACGCTGGCCTTCCTGGTCTCCGTCCTGGTCCTCATGTACGCCGACGGAGGCGCGGGCCGCACCACCGTGCTGTGCCTGCCGCTGATCGTCGCCGCCCTGGTCGCCGGATGGTTCGGCATCCGCGGCCGCACCGCACCCACGTCCACCACCGGAACCGACGCGTGA
- a CDS encoding FadR/GntR family transcriptional regulator translates to MEAVLGHLRAAIERGAYAVGDKLPSEAELCRSLEVSRPVLREALRALQTMGLTVSRTGKGTFVVANTVEDPTFGDYAASDLLEVRRHVEIPVAGYAAVRRTPEDLDHLAHLLERMEQETDTTSWVALDTLFHLAVAQAAQNPVFRRVIEEIRDALARQSAFLNELGGRREQSNHEHRAIVEALMDGSEPDAVEAMAHHLDRVETTLTDIVRPVRADSSPEGGTDA, encoded by the coding sequence ATGGAGGCGGTCCTCGGGCACCTGCGCGCCGCCATCGAACGCGGCGCCTACGCGGTGGGGGACAAGCTCCCCTCGGAGGCCGAGCTGTGCCGGAGCCTCGAAGTCAGCAGGCCCGTGCTGCGCGAGGCGCTGCGGGCCCTGCAGACCATGGGCCTGACCGTCTCCCGGACGGGCAAGGGCACCTTCGTGGTCGCCAACACCGTCGAGGACCCGACCTTCGGCGACTACGCGGCCAGCGACCTCCTGGAGGTGCGCCGGCACGTCGAGATCCCGGTCGCGGGGTACGCGGCCGTCCGCCGCACCCCCGAGGACCTCGACCACCTGGCCCATCTGCTGGAGCGCATGGAGCAGGAGACCGACACCACCTCGTGGGTCGCCCTCGACACGCTCTTCCACCTCGCCGTCGCCCAGGCCGCGCAGAACCCCGTCTTCCGCCGGGTCATCGAGGAGATCCGGGACGCGCTGGCCCGCCAGTCCGCGTTCCTCAACGAACTCGGCGGCCGGCGCGAGCAGTCCAACCACGAGCACCGGGCGATCGTCGAGGCCCTGATGGACGGTTCCGAACCCGACGCCGTCGAAGCCATGGCCCACCATCTCGACCGCGTCGAGACGACCCTCACCGACATCGTGCGCCCCGTGCGCGCGGACAGCAGCCCGGAAGGCGGAACCGACGCGTGA
- a CDS encoding glutaminase, giving the protein MTSPPTFEPVLARIAEEVARTPGRGRPADYIPALAACDPRSFGMAVAEPDGTVYGVGDWREPFSTQSVTKVFTLALDLAREGDALWEHVGREPSGNAFNSLIQLEYENGIPRNPFINAGALVVTDRLQTRTGDAAGELLAFLRAESGNPGLDFDPEVAESEAAHGDRNAALGHFMASYGNIDNPVPVLLDQYFRQCSIRASCADLALATGFLARHGLRADGTRLLTRSQAKQVNAVMLTCGTYDAAGEFAYRVGLPGKSGVGGGIIAVVPGRCTLCVWSPGLDERGNSVSGVAALDRFTTLTGLSVF; this is encoded by the coding sequence ATGACGTCTCCGCCGACCTTCGAGCCGGTCCTGGCCCGCATCGCCGAAGAGGTCGCCCGCACCCCCGGCCGCGGCCGGCCCGCCGACTACATCCCCGCGCTCGCCGCCTGCGACCCGCGCAGCTTCGGCATGGCGGTCGCCGAACCCGACGGCACGGTCTACGGCGTCGGGGACTGGCGGGAGCCGTTCTCCACCCAGTCCGTCACCAAGGTCTTCACCCTCGCCCTCGACCTGGCCCGCGAGGGCGACGCCCTGTGGGAGCACGTCGGCAGGGAACCCTCGGGCAACGCCTTCAACTCCCTGATACAGCTGGAGTACGAGAACGGCATCCCGCGCAACCCGTTCATCAACGCGGGCGCCCTCGTCGTCACCGACCGCCTCCAGACCCGTACCGGCGACGCGGCCGGCGAACTGCTCGCCTTCCTGCGCGCCGAGAGCGGCAACCCCGGCCTCGACTTCGATCCCGAGGTGGCCGAGTCCGAGGCCGCGCACGGCGACCGCAACGCCGCCCTCGGCCACTTCATGGCCTCCTACGGCAACATCGACAACCCGGTGCCCGTCCTCCTCGACCAGTACTTCCGGCAGTGCTCGATCCGCGCCTCCTGCGCCGACCTCGCCCTCGCCACCGGCTTCCTGGCCCGGCACGGCCTGCGCGCCGACGGCACCCGGCTGCTCACCCGCAGCCAGGCCAAGCAGGTCAACGCGGTGATGCTGACCTGCGGCACCTACGACGCGGCGGGCGAGTTCGCCTACCGGGTCGGGCTGCCGGGCAAGAGCGGGGTGGGCGGCGGGATCATCGCCGTCGTCCCCGGCCGCTGCACGCTCTGCGTCTGGAGCCCGGGGCTCGACGAACGCGGCAACTCCGTCTCCGGCGTGGCCGCCCTCGACCGGTTCACCACCCTCACCGGACTCTCGGTGTTCTGA
- a CDS encoding helix-turn-helix domain-containing protein, translating to MFRTPVSDLRLRVLEWLRDPVAHFPPQPDGDLAEDGVTADAVAARLGVPRTVADTHLGLLADLGLLRARSVRGRTHYRRDDMRTAEVARLFEKGW from the coding sequence ATGTTCAGAACTCCCGTCAGCGACCTGCGGCTGCGTGTCCTGGAGTGGTTGCGGGACCCCGTCGCGCACTTCCCGCCCCAGCCGGACGGCGACCTCGCCGAGGACGGCGTCACCGCCGACGCCGTCGCCGCCAGGCTCGGCGTGCCGCGCACGGTCGCCGACACCCACCTCGGCCTCCTCGCCGACCTCGGGCTGCTGCGCGCGCGCAGCGTCCGGGGCCGCACCCACTACCGGCGCGACGACATGCGGACGGCCGAGGTGGCTCGCCTGTTCGAAAAAGGCTGGTAG
- a CDS encoding asparaginase has translation MYSSNVADAPQIREPLHAPVAHLIRDGVVEGVHHGSVVVLDAEGQVRLQIGDIEAAFYPRSALKPVQAVAMVRAGLPLDGELLSLAAASHSGEERHLAGARRILALAELTEDRLRNVPDLPFGTAVRDTWIREGRAPSRLAQNCSGKHAAMLYTCALNGWSLDDYLDPGHPLQQAIAEIVEDLTGQRIARVTVDGCGAPLFSVSLGGLARAAARVTTAAPGTPEARVADAMRAYPEMASGAGRDVAALMGAVPGLLAKDGFEGVEIAALPDGRAVAVKISDGADRARVPVTAAALVRAGVDPSALTPFAGEALLGGGKPVGAVRVVRALDPVTGPSPV, from the coding sequence ATGTACAGCAGCAACGTCGCGGACGCACCCCAGATCCGCGAGCCCCTGCACGCCCCCGTCGCCCACCTGATCCGCGACGGGGTCGTCGAGGGCGTCCACCACGGCTCCGTCGTCGTCCTCGACGCCGAAGGACAGGTCAGGCTCCAGATCGGCGACATCGAGGCCGCGTTCTATCCGCGCTCGGCGCTCAAGCCGGTCCAGGCCGTCGCGATGGTCCGCGCCGGACTCCCGCTCGACGGCGAACTCCTCTCCCTCGCCGCGGCCAGCCACTCGGGCGAGGAACGCCACCTGGCCGGCGCCCGCCGCATCCTCGCCCTCGCCGAACTCACCGAGGACCGGCTGCGCAACGTCCCCGACCTGCCGTTCGGCACCGCGGTCCGGGACACCTGGATCCGCGAGGGCCGCGCGCCCTCCCGGCTCGCGCAGAACTGCTCGGGCAAACACGCGGCCATGCTCTACACCTGCGCGCTCAACGGCTGGTCCCTCGACGACTACCTCGACCCCGGCCACCCCCTCCAGCAGGCCATCGCCGAGATCGTCGAGGACCTCACCGGACAGCGGATCGCCCGCGTCACCGTCGACGGCTGCGGCGCACCCCTGTTCTCCGTCTCCCTGGGCGGGCTGGCCCGCGCCGCCGCCCGCGTCACCACCGCCGCGCCCGGCACCCCCGAGGCACGCGTCGCCGACGCCATGCGCGCCTACCCGGAGATGGCCTCGGGCGCCGGACGGGACGTCGCCGCGCTGATGGGCGCCGTGCCGGGACTGCTCGCCAAGGACGGGTTCGAGGGCGTGGAGATCGCCGCGCTGCCCGACGGCCGGGCCGTCGCCGTCAAGATCTCCGACGGGGCGGACCGGGCACGCGTCCCGGTCACCGCGGCGGCGCTCGTCAGGGCCGGGGTCGACCCCTCGGCACTGACCCCCTTCGCCGGGGAGGCGCTGCTCGGCGGTGGGAAGCCGGTGGGCGCGGTGCGGGTGGTGCGGGCGCTCGACCCGGTCACGGGGCCCTCTCCCGTGTGA
- a CDS encoding DUF190 domain-containing protein, which translates to MTRLTGTALRLTVFIGENDVWHHKPLYSEIVHRAHAAGLAGASVFRGVEGFGASSRIHTSRLLSLSEDLPVAVVVVDTEERIRAFLPQLDELVQDGLVTLDACEVVRYVGRGGEPG; encoded by the coding sequence ATGACCAGGCTGACCGGGACCGCGCTGCGCCTGACCGTGTTCATCGGTGAGAACGACGTCTGGCACCACAAGCCCCTCTACTCGGAGATCGTGCACCGCGCCCACGCGGCCGGGCTCGCCGGTGCCAGCGTCTTCCGGGGCGTCGAGGGCTTCGGCGCCTCCTCCCGGATCCACACCTCGCGGCTGCTGTCCCTGAGCGAGGACCTGCCGGTCGCGGTCGTCGTCGTCGACACCGAGGAGCGGATCCGCGCCTTCCTGCCGCAGCTCGACGAACTCGTCCAGGACGGCCTTGTCACCCTCGACGCCTGCGAGGTCGTCCGCTATGTCGGACGCGGCGGCGAACCCGGCTGA
- a CDS encoding undecaprenyl-diphosphate phosphatase, with product MSVINVGQAVVLGAVEGVTEFLPVSSTGHLKITEGLMGIPVDDTAVVGFSAVIQVGAIAAVLVYFFKDIVRIVSAWGRGLVDKEERYHHDYKFAWWVIAATIPIVVVGLAAKPLIAGPLASLWVVAASLIVGSGVMWVADQRGRHKRGEDDTGFKDAMLVGSSQILALLFPGFSRSGATMSTALLLDLDRVAATRLSFFLGIPALTGAGIYELKDALGTGVGAAPLAAGTVVSFVVAYASIAWLLKYVAKHNFNAFVIYRIIVGVLLLGLLSVGAISG from the coding sequence ATGAGCGTCATCAACGTCGGTCAGGCCGTCGTCCTCGGAGCCGTCGAGGGGGTGACCGAGTTCCTTCCCGTCTCCTCGACCGGCCATCTGAAGATCACCGAGGGCCTGATGGGCATCCCCGTCGACGACACCGCCGTCGTCGGGTTCTCGGCCGTCATCCAGGTCGGCGCCATCGCCGCCGTGCTCGTGTACTTCTTCAAGGACATCGTGCGGATCGTCTCCGCCTGGGGGCGCGGCCTCGTGGACAAGGAGGAGCGCTACCACCACGACTACAAGTTCGCCTGGTGGGTGATCGCCGCGACGATTCCGATCGTGGTCGTCGGCCTCGCCGCCAAGCCGCTCATCGCGGGACCGCTCGCCTCCCTGTGGGTGGTCGCCGCCTCCCTGATCGTCGGCAGCGGCGTGATGTGGGTGGCCGACCAGCGCGGCCGGCACAAGCGCGGTGAGGACGACACCGGCTTCAAGGACGCCATGCTGGTCGGCAGCTCGCAGATCCTCGCGCTGCTCTTCCCCGGCTTCTCCCGCTCGGGCGCCACCATGTCCACGGCCCTCCTGCTCGACCTGGACCGGGTCGCCGCCACCCGGCTCTCGTTCTTCCTCGGCATCCCGGCCCTCACCGGCGCCGGCATCTACGAGCTGAAGGACGCCCTGGGCACCGGGGTGGGCGCCGCGCCGCTCGCCGCGGGCACGGTCGTCTCCTTCGTGGTGGCGTACGCCTCCATCGCCTGGCTGCTGAAGTACGTCGCCAAACACAACTTCAACGCCTTCGTGATCTACCGGATCATCGTCGGGGTGCTCCTCCTCGGCCTGCTCTCGGTGGGCGCGATCAGCGGCTGA
- the crcB gene encoding fluoride efflux transporter CrcB yields MNWLLVVAGAMVGAPLRYLTDRAVQSRHDSVFPWGTFVVNVGGCLVLGVLTGAAAAGAADPHLQLLIGTGLCGALTTYSTFSHETLRLTETGAGFYAAANVVGSVAAGLGAAFAGVSLARAVWG; encoded by the coding sequence GTGAACTGGCTGCTGGTCGTCGCGGGTGCCATGGTGGGCGCCCCGCTGCGCTATCTGACCGACCGCGCGGTGCAGTCCCGGCACGACTCGGTCTTCCCCTGGGGCACCTTCGTCGTCAACGTCGGCGGCTGTCTCGTCCTCGGCGTGCTGACCGGCGCGGCAGCCGCCGGAGCGGCGGATCCGCACCTCCAACTGCTGATCGGGACCGGCCTGTGCGGCGCGCTGACGACGTACTCGACCTTCTCCCACGAGACGCTGAGACTCACCGAGACCGGTGCCGGGTTCTACGCCGCCGCCAACGTCGTCGGGAGCGTGGCGGCGGGCCTCGGCGCGGCTTTTGCGGGGGTGTCGCTCGCTCGGGCGGTGTGGGGGTAA
- the aspA gene encoding aspartate ammonia-lyase: MTTAVTRREHDLLGDRDVPADAYWGVHTLRATENFPITGTPISAYPHLVDALAAVKEAAALANEELGLLDPRKAAAIVAACREIRAGKLHDQFVVDVIQGGAGTSTNMNANEVIANRALELLGHEKGQYALLHPNEDVNLGQSTNDVYPTAVKISAVFAVHALLEAMSVLQGSFARKAAEFHDVLKMGRTQLQDAVPMTLGQEFSAYAVMIDEDRSRLGEAVELIHEINLGATAIGTGLNAPAGYAEAARHHLSEITGLPLVTAANLVEATQDCGAFVQMSGVLKRIAVKLSKSCNDLRLLSSGPRAGLGEINLPPVQAGSSIMPGKVNPVIPEVVNQVAFEVIGNDVTITMAAEAGQLQLNAFEPIILHSLSESLTHLRSACLTLAERCVDGITANTEALRASVENSIGLVTALNPYIGYTAATDIAKEALATGRGVAELVLEKGLLPADRLSELLRPEVVAGTGPATG, from the coding sequence ATGACCACCGCCGTCACCCGTCGTGAGCACGATCTGCTCGGGGACCGGGATGTCCCCGCCGACGCCTACTGGGGTGTCCACACCCTGCGGGCCACCGAGAACTTCCCCATCACCGGCACCCCCATCTCCGCCTACCCGCACCTCGTCGACGCCCTCGCCGCCGTCAAGGAGGCCGCCGCCCTCGCCAACGAGGAACTGGGGCTGCTCGACCCGCGCAAGGCCGCCGCCATCGTCGCCGCCTGCCGCGAGATCCGCGCCGGGAAGCTGCACGACCAGTTCGTCGTCGACGTCATCCAGGGCGGCGCAGGCACCTCGACCAACATGAACGCCAACGAGGTCATCGCCAACCGGGCGTTGGAGCTGCTCGGCCACGAGAAGGGGCAGTACGCGCTGCTGCACCCCAACGAGGACGTCAACCTCGGCCAGTCCACCAACGACGTCTACCCGACCGCCGTCAAGATCTCCGCGGTCTTCGCGGTGCACGCCCTGCTCGAAGCCATGTCCGTCCTCCAGGGCTCCTTCGCGCGCAAGGCCGCCGAGTTCCACGACGTGCTCAAGATGGGCCGCACCCAGCTCCAGGACGCCGTCCCCATGACGCTCGGCCAGGAGTTCTCCGCCTACGCCGTCATGATCGACGAGGACCGCAGCCGGCTCGGCGAGGCCGTCGAGCTGATCCACGAGATCAACCTCGGCGCCACCGCCATCGGCACCGGGCTCAACGCCCCCGCCGGGTATGCCGAGGCGGCCCGCCACCACCTCTCCGAGATCACCGGACTGCCCCTGGTCACCGCCGCCAACCTGGTCGAAGCCACCCAGGACTGCGGGGCGTTCGTCCAGATGTCGGGCGTCCTCAAGCGGATCGCCGTCAAGCTCTCCAAGAGCTGCAACGACCTGCGGCTGCTGTCGTCGGGGCCGCGCGCCGGGCTCGGCGAGATCAACCTGCCCCCGGTGCAGGCCGGTTCGAGCATCATGCCCGGCAAGGTCAACCCGGTCATACCCGAGGTCGTCAACCAGGTGGCCTTCGAGGTGATCGGCAACGACGTCACCATCACGATGGCCGCCGAGGCCGGCCAGCTCCAGCTCAACGCCTTCGAACCGATCATCCTGCACTCCCTCTCGGAGAGCCTCACCCACCTCCGCAGCGCCTGCCTCACCCTCGCCGAACGCTGCGTCGACGGCATCACCGCCAACACCGAGGCGCTGCGCGCCAGCGTCGAGAACTCCATCGGCCTGGTCACCGCCCTCAACCCCTACATCGGCTACACGGCGGCCACCGACATCGCCAAGGAAGCCCTCGCCACCGGCCGGGGCGTCGCCGAACTCGTCCTGGAGAAGGGCCTGTTGCCCGCCGACCGGCTCAGCGAACTGCTGCGGCCCGAAGTGGTCGCCGGCACCGGCCCCGCCACCGGCTGA
- a CDS encoding fluoride efflux transporter FluC, with protein sequence MTSPETESPRTPPRPVRRADWRGQAPIVAVIALGGALGACARYAIALHWPAGPGGFPWGTFWTNVVGCAAIGVLMVLITDVWVAHRLVRPFFGTGVLGGFTTFSTYAVDIQRLVDGGHARVGLAYLAATLLAALTAVQGGATLARRALKWRQS encoded by the coding sequence ATGACCTCCCCGGAGACCGAGAGCCCGCGCACCCCGCCCCGCCCGGTCCGGCGGGCCGACTGGCGCGGCCAGGCCCCGATCGTCGCCGTGATCGCCCTAGGCGGCGCGCTCGGCGCCTGCGCCCGCTACGCGATCGCCCTCCACTGGCCCGCGGGACCCGGCGGGTTCCCCTGGGGCACGTTCTGGACGAACGTCGTGGGATGCGCCGCCATCGGCGTCCTCATGGTCCTCATCACCGACGTGTGGGTGGCCCACCGGCTGGTCAGGCCCTTCTTCGGCACCGGCGTCCTCGGCGGGTTCACCACCTTCTCCACCTACGCCGTCGACATCCAGCGACTCGTCGACGGCGGCCACGCCCGCGTCGGCCTCGCCTATCTCGCCGCGACCCTGCTCGCGGCGCTCACCGCGGTCCAGGGCGGGGCGACCCTGGCCCGCCGCGCCCTGAAGTGGAGGCAGTCATGA